The following are encoded together in the Labrus mixtus chromosome 2, fLabMix1.1, whole genome shotgun sequence genome:
- the trim25 gene encoding E3 ubiquitin/ISG15 ligase TRIM25 isoform X1 codes for MAEVDDSQFSLMSLEDELTCSICLSPFDCPVTIPCGHNFCQDCLLTTWKNSYSCPQCRTVFATKPELKKNTVLSTVVNTFNSRSNKGKASQVIEESKEKEKEDVIRCDTCMEAEASQTCLTCMVSFCEEHLRPHRENPNFRLHQLSQPVRDLLSRICPHHHKLMDLFCSKHGCPICSHCLQQAHKDCPFISPEEQRNLKESDLRGNLSVLDGKITKNENVLSQMTDMQLKLKDSATNRRKALVADYQQMRDMLVREERDALIAVDQELESGQTKVSVWKKKFADNIDSLSKAKEDIHSLLSQSQTLAFLQSSFDMPKSANIEPHIPKINLDSKKVTASQAFAAALKNHLTDILKQPIETRQLTPQPELNIATVGSDKKEVPASGPASSGSQSESDSQKQKRKPRSHSPGRPPIQPFLQSVPSYQYRGVNPLQFGHDPQWFMGAPRLPRPLSPGSQPKEGPKKRPQKNKKGNQSTEDKMGKKNLARSTENLLDFGGKDQHGGLTPVAESTQKPGTVDIPPNLTSSEKRSDLLKYGTILTLDPKTAHKRIVLSEGLTVASVSDEHADYPDCPERFSVCSQVLASKGFSRGRHYWEVRLSSNNFVGIGLAYNSVDRKGPTSRLGRNAQSWCVEWFNVKLSAWFNSSETVLENPNSKRVGVLLDCDNGTATFYNVADRAYPFHSFVFPFAEAVYPAFWIFSSGSSVTLCKLQ; via the exons ATGGCTGAAGTGGATGACAGTCAGTTTTCTCTGATGAGTCTGGAGGATGAGCTGACCTGTAGCATCTGTCTGAGCCCCTTTGACTGTCCGGTGACCATCCCCTGTGGACACAACTTCTGCCAGGACTGCCTGCTCACCACCTGGAAGAACTCCTACAGCTGTCCTCAGTGTCGGACCGTCTTCGCTACTAAACCTGAGTTGAAGAAAAACACCGTCCTCAGCACTGTTGTGAACACCTTCAACTCGAGGTCCAACAAAGGCAAGGCCAGCCAGGTCATAGAggagagcaaagaaaaggagaaagaggatgTCATACGCTGTGATACATGTATGGAGGCAGAAGCGTCCCAGACCTGCCTGACCTGCATGGTCTCTTTCTGTGAGGAGCACCTGCGACCTCACAGAGAAAATCCAAACTTTCGCCTCCACCAGCTGAGCCAGCCGGTTCGTGACCTGCTAAGTCGCATCTGTCCGCACCACCACAAGCTGATGGATCTTTTCTGCAGCAAACATGGCTGTCCAATCTGCAGCCATTGCCTGCAACAGGCCCACAAAGACTGCCCCTTCATTTCACCTGAGGAGCAGAGGAACCTGAAAGAG TCTGACCTGAGAGGCAACTTGTCGGTGCTGGACGGGAAGATTACAAAGAATGAGAATGTTTTGTCTCAAATGACAGACATGCAGCTGAAACTAAAG GATTCAGCTACCAACAGGAGGAAAGCTCTGGTGGCTGACTATCAGCAGATGCGGGATATGTTGGTCAGAGAGGAGCGGGATGCTCTGATTGCGGTGGACCAAGAGCTGGAGAGCGGGCAGACCAAAGTTAGTGTTTGGAAGAAGAAGTTCGCTGACAACATCGATAGTTTGAGCAAGGCTAAAGAAGACATCCACAGTCTGCTGAGTCAGTCCCAAACTCTGGCCTTCCTACAG TCTTCATTTGACATGCCCAAATCTGCAAACATTGAACCTCACATCCCTAAAATCAACCTGGACTCCAAGAAGGTGACAGCATCTCAGGCCTTTGCTGCTGCCCTGAAGAATCATCTGACTGACATCCTCAAACAGCCAATCGAGACCCGACAACTGACACCACAACCAG AACTAAACATAGCTACTGTTGGATCTG ATAAAAAAGAAGTTCCTGCTTCAGGACCTGCAAGTTCTGGGTCTCAGTCAGAATCTG ATTCTCAGAAGCAGAAGAGAAAGCCCAGGTCTCACAGTCCAGGTCGCCCACCTATTCAGCCATTCCTCCAGTCAGTTCCTTCTTATCAGTACAGAGGCGTGAATCCACTTCAATTTGGTCACG ATCCCCAATGGTTTATGGGGGCTCCCAGACTCCCCAGGCCCCTCAGCCCAGGATCTCAACCAAAAGAGGGCCCAAAGAAGAGACCTCAAA aaaataaaaaaggtaacCAGTCTACAGAAGacaaaatggggaaaaaaaatctagcCCGTTCAACAGAAAACCTGTTGGATTTTGGTGGGAAAGACCAGCATGGAGGACTGACTCCTGTAGCCGAGTCCACACAGAAACCAG GAACTGTGGACATCCCCCCTAACCTAACAtcttctgaaaaaagaagtgatCTTCTGAAAT ATGGCACCATTCTCACTTTGGATCCAAAGACGGCTCACAAACGCATCGTACTGAGTGAGGGCTTGACTGTAGCTTCGGTGTCAGATGAACACGCAGACTACCCTGACTGCCCTGAACGCTTCTCTGTCTGCTCCCAGGTGCTCGCCTCAAAAGGTTTCTCTAGAGGTCGCCACTATTGGGAAGTCAGACTGAGCAGCAACAACTTTGTTGGCATAGGCTTGGCTTACAACAGTGTTGACCGCAAAGGTCCCACCAGTCGACTGGGCCGCAACGCCCAATCCTGGTGTGTGGAGTGGTTTAACGTCAAGCTGTCGGCTTGGTTTAACAGCAGTGAGACTGTGCTGGAAAATCCCAATTCAAAGCGTGTGGGTGTGCTGTTGGATTGTGACAATGGCACTGCTACGTTCTATAACGTGGCAGACAGGGCTTATCCCTTCCACTCCTTTGTCTTCCCCTTTGCTGAAGCTGTTTATCCAGCTTTCTGGATTTTTTCCAGTGGCTCTTCCGTAACTTTGTGCAAGCTGCAGTAG
- the trim25 gene encoding E3 ubiquitin/ISG15 ligase TRIM25 isoform X2 yields MAEVDDSQFSLMSLEDELTCSICLSPFDCPVTIPCGHNFCQDCLLTTWKNSYSCPQCRTVFATKPELKKNTVLSTVVNTFNSRSNKGKASQVIEESKEKEKEDVIRCDTCMEAEASQTCLTCMVSFCEEHLRPHRENPNFRLHQLSQPVRDLLSRICPHHHKLMDLFCSKHGCPICSHCLQQAHKDCPFISPEEQRNLKESDLRGNLSVLDGKITKNENVLSQMTDMQLKLKDSATNRRKALVADYQQMRDMLVREERDALIAVDQELESGQTKVSVWKKKFADNIDSLSKAKEDIHSLLSQSQTLAFLQSSFDMPKSANIEPHIPKINLDSKKVTASQAFAAALKNHLTDILKQPIETRQLTPQPDKKEVPASGPASSGSQSESDSQKQKRKPRSHSPGRPPIQPFLQSVPSYQYRGVNPLQFGHDPQWFMGAPRLPRPLSPGSQPKEGPKKRPQKNKKGNQSTEDKMGKKNLARSTENLLDFGGKDQHGGLTPVAESTQKPGTVDIPPNLTSSEKRSDLLKYGTILTLDPKTAHKRIVLSEGLTVASVSDEHADYPDCPERFSVCSQVLASKGFSRGRHYWEVRLSSNNFVGIGLAYNSVDRKGPTSRLGRNAQSWCVEWFNVKLSAWFNSSETVLENPNSKRVGVLLDCDNGTATFYNVADRAYPFHSFVFPFAEAVYPAFWIFSSGSSVTLCKLQ; encoded by the exons ATGGCTGAAGTGGATGACAGTCAGTTTTCTCTGATGAGTCTGGAGGATGAGCTGACCTGTAGCATCTGTCTGAGCCCCTTTGACTGTCCGGTGACCATCCCCTGTGGACACAACTTCTGCCAGGACTGCCTGCTCACCACCTGGAAGAACTCCTACAGCTGTCCTCAGTGTCGGACCGTCTTCGCTACTAAACCTGAGTTGAAGAAAAACACCGTCCTCAGCACTGTTGTGAACACCTTCAACTCGAGGTCCAACAAAGGCAAGGCCAGCCAGGTCATAGAggagagcaaagaaaaggagaaagaggatgTCATACGCTGTGATACATGTATGGAGGCAGAAGCGTCCCAGACCTGCCTGACCTGCATGGTCTCTTTCTGTGAGGAGCACCTGCGACCTCACAGAGAAAATCCAAACTTTCGCCTCCACCAGCTGAGCCAGCCGGTTCGTGACCTGCTAAGTCGCATCTGTCCGCACCACCACAAGCTGATGGATCTTTTCTGCAGCAAACATGGCTGTCCAATCTGCAGCCATTGCCTGCAACAGGCCCACAAAGACTGCCCCTTCATTTCACCTGAGGAGCAGAGGAACCTGAAAGAG TCTGACCTGAGAGGCAACTTGTCGGTGCTGGACGGGAAGATTACAAAGAATGAGAATGTTTTGTCTCAAATGACAGACATGCAGCTGAAACTAAAG GATTCAGCTACCAACAGGAGGAAAGCTCTGGTGGCTGACTATCAGCAGATGCGGGATATGTTGGTCAGAGAGGAGCGGGATGCTCTGATTGCGGTGGACCAAGAGCTGGAGAGCGGGCAGACCAAAGTTAGTGTTTGGAAGAAGAAGTTCGCTGACAACATCGATAGTTTGAGCAAGGCTAAAGAAGACATCCACAGTCTGCTGAGTCAGTCCCAAACTCTGGCCTTCCTACAG TCTTCATTTGACATGCCCAAATCTGCAAACATTGAACCTCACATCCCTAAAATCAACCTGGACTCCAAGAAGGTGACAGCATCTCAGGCCTTTGCTGCTGCCCTGAAGAATCATCTGACTGACATCCTCAAACAGCCAATCGAGACCCGACAACTGACACCACAACCAG ATAAAAAAGAAGTTCCTGCTTCAGGACCTGCAAGTTCTGGGTCTCAGTCAGAATCTG ATTCTCAGAAGCAGAAGAGAAAGCCCAGGTCTCACAGTCCAGGTCGCCCACCTATTCAGCCATTCCTCCAGTCAGTTCCTTCTTATCAGTACAGAGGCGTGAATCCACTTCAATTTGGTCACG ATCCCCAATGGTTTATGGGGGCTCCCAGACTCCCCAGGCCCCTCAGCCCAGGATCTCAACCAAAAGAGGGCCCAAAGAAGAGACCTCAAA aaaataaaaaaggtaacCAGTCTACAGAAGacaaaatggggaaaaaaaatctagcCCGTTCAACAGAAAACCTGTTGGATTTTGGTGGGAAAGACCAGCATGGAGGACTGACTCCTGTAGCCGAGTCCACACAGAAACCAG GAACTGTGGACATCCCCCCTAACCTAACAtcttctgaaaaaagaagtgatCTTCTGAAAT ATGGCACCATTCTCACTTTGGATCCAAAGACGGCTCACAAACGCATCGTACTGAGTGAGGGCTTGACTGTAGCTTCGGTGTCAGATGAACACGCAGACTACCCTGACTGCCCTGAACGCTTCTCTGTCTGCTCCCAGGTGCTCGCCTCAAAAGGTTTCTCTAGAGGTCGCCACTATTGGGAAGTCAGACTGAGCAGCAACAACTTTGTTGGCATAGGCTTGGCTTACAACAGTGTTGACCGCAAAGGTCCCACCAGTCGACTGGGCCGCAACGCCCAATCCTGGTGTGTGGAGTGGTTTAACGTCAAGCTGTCGGCTTGGTTTAACAGCAGTGAGACTGTGCTGGAAAATCCCAATTCAAAGCGTGTGGGTGTGCTGTTGGATTGTGACAATGGCACTGCTACGTTCTATAACGTGGCAGACAGGGCTTATCCCTTCCACTCCTTTGTCTTCCCCTTTGCTGAAGCTGTTTATCCAGCTTTCTGGATTTTTTCCAGTGGCTCTTCCGTAACTTTGTGCAAGCTGCAGTAG